One stretch of Falco naumanni isolate bFalNau1 chromosome 7, bFalNau1.pat, whole genome shotgun sequence DNA includes these proteins:
- the PEAK1 gene encoding inactive tyrosine-protein kinase PEAK1 isoform X3: protein MSACNTFTEHVWKPGECKNCFKPKSLHQLPPVSEKKNLTHGNLKSNANQSSSHRGRNTGNFRPPVAKKPTIAVKPTMMVVDGQGVCGEISTPDHCENKSVPAGWNRNKAVLNKKPLNNNNEDEIEGYSHVHRPYGNNDDVGKIPSNNNNGLTEVLKEIAGLDTTPQLTGNEMNSRETFLGRINNCYKRSLERKIPPSCMMGGMKDSHSKHVILSGSTEVISNEGGRFCYPEFSSGDESEDDTFFGSMQEDHESWDESDEELLAMEIRMRGQPRFANFRANTLSPVQFCVDKKWNTVPLRNKSLQRICAVDYDDSYDEILNGYGEETVILYGQESMQSVVSSDSTSPDSSLTEESHSGTASSSSQKLSNRGLSPSTPQDLKLIEPEYESLCDNQQVKDVSKAPRNGPKSLETHKTVLALRLEEKDGKIAVQTDKQENKNSSDVSGQAVTINLVPVEEQAKPYRVVNMEQPVCKPYTVVDVSAAMTNECKENQPETSETKNTSSNPSSPVTPGTPVTSSAASPIRVNTNLKKSSAIRYQEVWTSSTSPRQKIPKVELMANSSGPSVPPRKTSHKSAPTSPTATNISSKTIPVKSPNLSEIKFNSYNNAGMPPFPIIIHDEPTYAKSSKNAIKVPIVINPNAYDNLAIYKSFLGTSGELSIKDKTTSVISHTYEEIETESKMTEAIESKPTEFSQAKGVTNSSECRLGSVAQKVQEFNSCLSKNQMSPQRSHSDHSSPARAQKAAPEPAAKPNVTPEASVGSSSSRENASTVLSQIVASIQPPQSPPETPRSGPKSCSIEELYSLPPDADATKNTLVRPKSLFTSQSETESAKTVENTAIKMQKDSLSQPVATHSPTPVRATPNTTSPKTEQAPPFPPPRSTSSPYHASNLLQRHFSNWTKPNSPTRSTEAESILHSEGRRAADAKPKRWISFKSFFRRRKADDDEDKEKEREKGKLVGLDGTVIHMLPPPPVQRHHWFSEAKSDSSEKPSIVFMYRCEPAQGEPKVDHPNKSGVESAIADVLAEDKEEMQEKSPEASEQKITSHPSPPQIPKKFPRTVQSSHDTSKTAKATEGGFG, encoded by the coding sequence ATGTCTGCTTGCAACACTTTCACTGAACACGTCTGGAAACCTGGTGAATGTAAGAACTGCTTCAAGCCCAAAAGCTTGCATCAGTTACCCccagtatctgaaaaaaaaaatctcacgCATGGAAATCTGAAATCCAATGCAAACCAAAGTAGCAGCCATCGTGggagaaatacaggaaatttcCGACCACCTGTGGCAAAGAAACCCACTATAGCTGTGAAACCCACCATGATGGTAGTAGATGGACAGGGTGTATGTGGTGAAATCAGCACACCGGACCATTGTGAGAATAAATCAGTGCCTGCAGGGTGGAACCGAAACAAAGCTGTCTTGAACAAAAAACCACTGAACAATAATAATGAAGATGAAATTGAAGGTTATAGCCATGTTCACAGGCCTTATGGCAACAACGATGATGTAGGTAAGATACCAAGTAACAATAACAATGGACTGACAGAAGTTTTGAAGGAGATTGCGGGTTTGGATACCACACCTCAGCTaactggaaatgaaatgaaCTCAAGAGAAACTTTCTTAGGAAGAATAAATAATTGTTATAAAAGATCATTAGAAAGAAAGATCCCTCCAAGCTGCATGATGGGTGGTATGAAGGATTCACACAGTAAGCACGTTATTCTGAGTGGAAGCACTGAAGTAATAAGTAATGAAGGTGGACGTTTCTGTTATCCAGAGTTCTCTAGTGGAGATGAGAGTGAGGATGACACATTTTTTGGCAGCATGCAAGAAGACCATGAGAGCTGGGATGAAAGTGATGAAGAGTTGCTAGCAATGGAAATTCGTATGAGGGGCCAACCTCGCTTTGCTAATTTTAGAGCTAACACCCTATCTCCTGTTCAGTTCTGTGTTGACAAAAAATGGAATACTGTGCCCCTTAGAAACAAGTCTCTCCAGCGGATCTGTGCAGTAGATTATGACGACAGTTACGATGAAATTTTAAATGGTTATGGGGAAGAAACTGTGATTCTCTATGGGCAAGAGAGCATGCAGAGCGTGGTGTCTTCTGATTCTACATCTCCTGATTCTTCTTTGACAGAAGAGTCTCATTCTGGAACAGCAAGCAGTTCTTCACAGAAGCTCAGTAACAGAGGGTTGTCTCCTAGTACTCCTCAGGACCTCAAATTGATTGAACCAGAATATGAAAGTCTTTGTGATAATCAGCAAGTGAAAGATGTGTCAAAAGCTCCCAGAAATGGTCCAAAAAGTCTAGAAACTCACAAGACAGTCCTTGCACTCCGACTGGAAGAGAAGGATGGCAAAATTGCTGTGCAGACTGATAagcaagagaataaaaattctTCAGATGTTTCTGGTCAAGCTGTAACTATAAATTTGGTGCCTGTGGAAGAACAAGCAAAACCTTACAGGGTGGTGAATATGGAACAACCAGTTTGCAAGCCATATACCGTAGTAGATGTATCAGCTGCCATGACCAATGAATGTAAGGAGAATCAGCCTGAAACCTCAGAAACCAAAAATACATCATCTAACCCAAGCTCACCAGTAACTCCAGGCACGCCTGTTACATCCTCTGCAGCGTCACCTATACGAGTAAATACTAACCTGAAAAAATCCAGTGCAATTAGATATCAAGAAGTGTGGACTTCTAGTACTAGTCCGAGACAAAAGATACCTAAGGTGGAGTTAATGGCTAACAGCTCAGGACCTTCTGTTCCTCCCAGGAAGACAAGCCACAAGTCAGCTCCTACTTCACCGACAGCTACAAATATTTCCTCAAAAACTATCCCGGTTAAGTCTCCGAATTTATCTGAGATAAAGTTCAACAGCTACAATAATGCTGGCATGCCACCTTTTCCTATTATCATTCACGATGAACCCACTTACGCTAAGAGTTCCAAAAATGCTATTAAAGTTCCTATTGTAATCAATCCAAATGCGTATGATAACCTGGCTATCTATAAAAGTTTTCTAGGGACCAGTGGAGAGCTATCCATCAAAGATAAAACTACTAGTGTAATAAGCCACACATATGaagaaatagaaacagaaagcaaaatgacagAAGCCATAGAAAGTAAACCCACTGAATTTTCCCAGGCAAAGGGGGTGACTAATAGCTCTGAATGCAGGCTGGGTTCTGTGGCTCAGAAGGTCCAAGAGTTTAATAGCTGTCTCAGTAAAAATCAGATGTCCCCACAGAGAAGTCATTCTGACCACAGCTCCCCAGCAAGAGCGCAAAAGGCAGCACCAGAGCCTGCAGCAAAACCTAATGTAACACCAGAGGCTTctgttggcagcagcagcagtagagAGAATGCAAGCACAGTGCTTTCACAGATTGTGGCTTCTATCCAGCCTCCGCAGTCTCCTCCAGAAACTCCTCGGTCTGGACCCAAGTCCTGTAGCATCGAAGAACTGTACTCCTTGCCCCCTGATGCAGATGCCACTAAAAACACCCTGGTACGACCCAAATCGCTGTTTACATCACAGTCTGAAACAGAGTCAGCTAAGACCGTGGAAAACACTGccattaaaatgcagaaagactCACTTTCACAACCAGTTGCCACTCACTCTCCAACACCAGTGAGAGCCACCCCAAATACCACAAGTCCCAAAACAGAGCAAGCACCACCATTTCCTCCTCCAAGGTCCACTTCTTCACCCTATCATGCAAGTAACTTGTTGCAAAGACATTTCAGCAATTGGACCAAACCAAACAGTCCCACCAGGTCAACAGAGGCTGAGTCAATCCTCCATTCTGAAGGTCGGCGAGCTGCTGATGCGAAACCCAAACGCTGGATATCATTTAAGAGCTTCTTCCGCCGCAGGAAAGCTGATGATGATGAggataaagagaaagaaagggagaaaggaaaactggtGGGTCTTGATGGAACTGTTATACATATGCTCCCCCCTCCTCCAGTTCAACGTCATCACTGGTTCAGTGAGGCAAAGTCAGACTCCAGTGAGAAGCCGTCGATTGTTTTCATGTATAGATGTGAACCGGCACAAGGTGAACCAAAGGTTGATCATCCAAACAAGAGTGGAGTGGAGTCTGCTATTGCAGATGTGCTagcagaagacaaagaagaaatgcaagagaAGTCTCCAGAGGcttctgaacagaaaataacaagCCATCCGTCCCCACCTCAGATTCCCAAGAAATTCCCCAG